The following are encoded in a window of Spea bombifrons isolate aSpeBom1 chromosome 2, aSpeBom1.2.pri, whole genome shotgun sequence genomic DNA:
- the OLIG2 gene encoding oligodendrocyte transcription factor 2: MDSDASLGSSRASSPEVDDIFLHSRKGGGFSGTVSSSTMSDSPPELSAELRNAMAMAAAAGDKLGAFKAAAAAAAAAAAKKDKKQMSEPELQQLRLKINSRERKRMHDLNIAMDGLREVMPYAHGPSVRKLSKIATLLLARNYILMLTNSLEEMKRLVSEIYGGHHHHHAAAAAAAAAAAYHPSACGGISHGAPLSGHPVGHPVHHPLLPSTASLTASGITAVRAAPPPPPPPPPSSSHPTSHGLLKSPSPGSGPLGGGFPHWSGMPCPCSMCQVPSAAHHHVSGASLSRLSTDSK, from the coding sequence ATGGACTCCGACGCCAGCCTGGGCTCCAGCCGAGCCTCCTCCCCAGAGGTAGATGACATTTTCCTGCACTCCCGGAAAGGAGGGGGTTTCTCGGGCACCGTGTCCTCCTCCACCATGAGCGACTCCCCGCCCGAGCTGAGCGCCGAGCTCCGCAATGCTATGGCCATGGCCGCGGCGGCCGGTGATAAGCTCGGTGCCTTCaaagcggcggcagcagcagcagctgcagcggcCGCAAAGAAGGACAAGAAGCAGATGAGCGAGCCCGAGCTGCAGCAGCTGAGGCTGAAGATCAACAGCCGCGAGCGCAAGAGGATGCACGACCTGAACATCGCCATGGACGGCCTCAGGGAGGTCATGCCCTATGCCCATGGACCTTCCGTGCGCAAACTCTCCAAGATCGCCACCCTGCTGTTGGCCCGCAACTACATCCTCATGCTCACCAACTCCTTGGAGGAGATGAAGCGACTGGTCAGCGAGATCTACGGTGGGCACCATCACCACCACGCTGCAgccgcagcagctgcagctgccgcAGCTTACCATCCATCAGCGTGCGGGGGGATCAGCCACGGAGCCCCTCTGTCTGGACACCCAGTGGGGCACCCCGTGCACCACCCTTTACTGCCATCCACTGCCTCTCTTACAGCTTCAGGCATCACAGCGGTGAGGGCagctcctccacctcctcctccaccACCACCCAGCTCCTCACATCCAACTTCTCATGGGCTCCTCAAGTCACCCAGCCCAGGCTCTGGCCCTTTGGGTGGTGGCTTTCCACACTGGAGTGGCATGCCCTGCCCTTGTAGCATGTGTCAGGTCCCTTCTGCAGCCCATCATCATGTGAGTGGGGCCAGCTTGTCCAGGCTGAGCACAGACTCAAAGTGA